A section of the Zygosaccharomyces rouxii strain CBS732 chromosome B complete sequence genome encodes:
- the SMU2 gene encoding Smu2p (similar to uniprot|P40449 Saccharomyces cerevisiae YIL161W Hypothetical ORF) codes for MPDPSPSLSTSTVSDSNSASSHQEKRYNHHHSLKHRGSKNHTGKRQNKKGASNNEQTHDKKKEAQDEKSGTDKNAPSRRKKNQNSNNERKPKNKDNEHHNNGGKRRPTSKNKNDKKEGKDFKLSIDTSKKELSIRRENEIAQCIHVLSDRNFRLFKRGQYVTSYGFTRNQKLLGVPNCKFIINVPLDYPKSPIKLQYGKSNAQQQPGNLEEKLDRLTKNFNYKSSQLLSLGEPIISQLNYLVERAEYLSQPGYKLIDKREKSFHSKFV; via the coding sequence ATGCCAGATCCAAGTCCAAGTCTGAGTACATCTACTGTATCAGACAGTAATAGTGCATCTAGTCATCAAGAGAAGCGGTATAATCACCATCATTCTCTAAAACATCGTGGATCTAAAAATCATACTGGGAAGCGTCAAAACAAAAAGGGAGCATCCAATAATGAACAAACACAtgacaagaagaaagaagccCAAGACGAGAAATCAGGAACTGATAAGAATGCACCCTCAAGGCGTaagaagaaccaaaactCAAATAACGAAAGGAAACCAAAAAATAAGGATAACGAACATCACAATAATGGCGGCAAGAGGCGACCCACgtcaaagaataaaaatgataagAAAGAAGGTAAGGATTTTAAATTATCGATTGACACATCCAAAAAAGAACTTTCTATACGAAGAGAGAATGAAATAGCTCAATGCATACATGTTTTATCGGACAGAAATTTTAGACTTTTCAAGCGTGGGCAATACGTTACCTCTTATGGATTTACGAGAAATCAAAAATTATTAGGTGTTCCTAATTGCAAATTCATTATTAACGTTCCGTTAGATTATCCAAAATCACCTATAAAATTACAGTACGGTAAATCAAATgctcaacaacaacctGGTAATTTagaggaaaaattagaCAGATTGACAAAAAATTTTAACTATAAATCCAGTCAATTATTGTCCCTAGGTGAACCCATTATTTCTCAGTTAAATTATTTAGTGGAAAGGGCGGAATATTTATCACAGCCAGGTTACAAGTTAATCGATAAACGTGAGAAGTCTTTTCATAGTAAATTCGTATAG